In a single window of the Delftia tsuruhatensis genome:
- a CDS encoding TonB-dependent receptor: protein MHTFQQILPPANLTQLALAAALSLAGTSALAQANTTLGTVNVTSSTDAPVKTDNASSAKFTAPLVDTPKTVQVINEEIIKQTGATSLQDALRSTPGITFGNGEGGNPSGDQPFIRGMDAQASTFVDGMRDIAAGTREVFNLEAVEVIKGADSAYAGRGGAGGSINLVTKKARNENFITGDVGLGTDSYKRATIDANRVLGEGVGLRLNAMVHDADVPGRNGPENKRWGIAPTVTFGMGTPTEVSLSWQHLQTDNIPDGGVPYLYGNTAAAGLPGGSVVRPTYGGNRDNWYGLTSRDYEKEKSDLFTATVEHRFTDTQKFRNSLRYSKTEQDYLWTQPDDSKGNVVNGYVFRRGNARVADIKTLQNLSEFTGKAQTGGVGHSYAFGLELSKEKAESRTAAVQTTNTTCTAASLWCASLNNPDSSPLWNLPVTLGSPSHNQIDTVALYGFDTLKFNDQWLLNAGLRMDHYKLSSSGPAGRNTPAYDLSRSDTLFNYQLGLVYKPATNGSIYASIGTSSRPGGSMLGNGNEDLGISTDQLANLAPEKTRSLELGTKWDLMEKRLALTAALFRNDVTNARITENGVTYMGGNKVVNGVELGFSGSVLPGLSVFGGYTYMDSEQKNAGAGNVANGLPFPNTPKHSFSLWTSYKPMARLTIGLGIYAQSSVNQGYIRSTVDGGIVTKGANGYARYDAMVAYQIDRNLTLQLNLYNLGDKVYYSGVRSPHYATMAAGRSAVASLKWTY, encoded by the coding sequence ATGCACACATTCCAACAAATCCTCCCCCCCGCGAACCTCACCCAGCTGGCCCTTGCCGCGGCCCTGAGCCTCGCGGGCACCTCGGCCCTTGCCCAGGCCAACACCACCCTGGGCACCGTGAACGTGACGTCCTCAACCGACGCTCCGGTCAAGACGGACAACGCCTCCTCGGCCAAGTTCACCGCACCGCTGGTGGACACCCCCAAGACGGTGCAGGTCATCAACGAGGAAATCATCAAGCAGACCGGCGCCACCAGCCTGCAGGACGCGCTGCGCTCCACACCCGGCATCACCTTCGGCAATGGCGAAGGCGGCAACCCCTCGGGCGACCAGCCCTTCATCCGCGGCATGGACGCCCAGGCCAGCACCTTCGTGGACGGCATGCGCGACATCGCGGCCGGCACGCGCGAGGTGTTCAACCTGGAAGCCGTGGAAGTCATCAAGGGCGCGGACTCGGCCTACGCAGGCCGTGGCGGTGCCGGCGGCTCCATCAACCTGGTGACCAAGAAGGCCAGGAACGAGAACTTCATCACGGGTGACGTGGGCCTGGGCACCGACAGCTACAAGCGTGCCACCATCGACGCCAACCGCGTACTCGGCGAAGGCGTGGGCCTGCGCCTGAACGCCATGGTGCACGATGCCGACGTTCCCGGCCGCAACGGTCCCGAGAACAAGCGCTGGGGCATCGCCCCCACCGTGACCTTCGGCATGGGCACGCCCACCGAGGTCTCGCTGTCCTGGCAGCACCTGCAGACCGACAACATCCCCGATGGCGGCGTGCCCTACCTGTACGGCAACACGGCCGCGGCCGGCCTGCCCGGCGGCAGCGTGGTCCGGCCCACCTACGGCGGCAACCGCGACAACTGGTACGGCCTGACCAGCCGCGACTACGAAAAGGAAAAGAGCGACCTGTTCACGGCCACCGTCGAGCACAGGTTCACCGACACCCAGAAGTTCCGCAACAGCCTGCGCTACAGCAAGACCGAGCAGGACTACCTGTGGACCCAGCCCGACGACAGCAAGGGCAACGTGGTCAACGGCTACGTGTTCCGCCGCGGCAATGCACGCGTGGCCGACATCAAGACGCTGCAGAACCTCTCGGAGTTCACGGGCAAGGCCCAGACCGGCGGCGTGGGCCACAGCTACGCCTTCGGCCTGGAGCTGTCCAAGGAAAAGGCCGAATCCCGCACGGCGGCGGTGCAGACCACCAACACCACCTGCACGGCCGCCAGCCTGTGGTGCGCCTCGCTGAACAACCCGGACAGCAGCCCGCTGTGGAACCTGCCCGTGACCCTGGGCTCCCCCAGCCACAACCAGATCGACACCGTCGCCCTGTACGGCTTCGACACGCTGAAGTTCAACGACCAGTGGCTGCTCAATGCCGGTCTGCGCATGGACCACTACAAGCTCAGCTCTTCCGGCCCCGCCGGCCGCAACACGCCGGCCTATGACCTGAGCCGCTCGGACACCTTGTTCAACTACCAGCTGGGCCTGGTCTACAAGCCGGCCACCAACGGCAGCATCTACGCCAGCATCGGCACCTCCTCGCGCCCCGGCGGCTCCATGCTGGGCAATGGCAACGAGGACCTGGGCATCTCCACCGACCAGCTGGCCAATCTGGCGCCCGAGAAGACCCGCTCGCTGGAACTGGGCACCAAGTGGGATCTGATGGAAAAGCGCCTGGCGCTGACCGCCGCGCTATTCCGCAACGATGTGACCAACGCGCGCATCACCGAGAACGGCGTCACCTACATGGGTGGCAACAAGGTGGTCAACGGCGTGGAGCTGGGCTTCTCGGGCAGCGTGCTGCCCGGCCTGAGCGTCTTCGGCGGCTACACCTACATGGACAGCGAGCAGAAGAACGCGGGTGCGGGCAACGTGGCCAATGGCCTGCCGTTTCCCAACACGCCCAAGCACAGCTTCAGCCTGTGGACCAGCTACAAGCCCATGGCCAGGCTCACCATCGGCCTGGGCATCTACGCCCAGAGCAGCGTGAACCAGGGCTATATCCGCTCCACGGTGGATGGCGGCATCGTCACCAAGGGCGCCAATGGCTATGCGCGCTATGACGCCATGGTGGCCTACCAGATCGACCGCAACCTGACTCTGCAGCTGAACCTGTACAACCTGGGCGACAAGGTCTACTACAGCGGCGTGCGTTCGCCCCACTACGCGACCATGGCGGCAGGCCGCTCGGCCGTGGCCTCGCTCAAGTGGACGTACTGA
- a CDS encoding Fe2+-dependent dioxygenase: MMLRIPALLSPDEVRQCRQALEQAAWQDGRATAGHLAAQVKANLQLPLDSPAGQAIGDLILDKLGASPLFMSAALPLKVLPPRFNRYEGGGTYGNHIDNAIFTIPGTAIKVRSDVSTTVFFSEPDEYEGGELVVEDSFGHQSVKLAAGDAIVYPGTSLHRVNPVTRGTRYASFFWTHSLVASDEKRRLLFDLDQQIQQLTVRHPGDPSLSALSGTYHNLLRMWSQA; encoded by the coding sequence ATGATGCTCCGCATACCCGCCCTGCTCAGCCCCGACGAAGTACGCCAGTGCCGCCAGGCACTGGAGCAGGCCGCATGGCAGGACGGCCGCGCCACGGCAGGCCACCTCGCGGCCCAGGTCAAGGCCAACCTGCAGCTGCCGCTGGACAGCCCGGCGGGCCAGGCCATCGGCGACCTCATCCTGGACAAGCTGGGCGCCAGCCCGCTGTTCATGTCGGCGGCGCTGCCGTTGAAGGTGCTGCCACCGCGCTTCAACCGCTACGAGGGCGGCGGCACCTACGGCAACCACATCGACAACGCCATCTTCACCATCCCCGGCACGGCCATCAAGGTGCGCAGCGACGTGTCCACCACGGTGTTCTTCAGCGAGCCTGACGAATACGAGGGCGGCGAGCTGGTCGTGGAGGACAGCTTCGGTCACCAGAGCGTGAAACTGGCCGCGGGCGACGCCATCGTCTACCCGGGCACCAGCCTGCACCGCGTCAACCCGGTCACGCGCGGCACGCGCTATGCCAGTTTCTTCTGGACCCACAGCCTCGTGGCCTCGGACGAAAAGCGCCGCCTGCTTTTCGACCTGGACCAGCAGATCCAGCAGCTGACGGTGCGCCACCCGGGCGACCCCAGCCTCTCGGCGCTGTCGGGCACCTACCACAACCTGTTGAGGATGTGGTCGCAGGCCTAG
- a CDS encoding pseudouridine synthase, with protein sequence MSSPTSSKPPRPGTDEAAAPSARPVLRRPAKPQAEPAGDSRRPSSGGAGKSAGARGARGDRNERGDRNERGGRNERYERSDRRDAAPRASARDQRPRTGGFGRAEDLERSQPRGDWRESGGGEGRGPREQRDTREARPPRPPRQDERRDRPHGQRDERPREGFRDGPREGGFRDRPRDDVRGPRRDDARGPRRDVPAEPAYRPLSGIRTYRPADGGSREIPVKRAPAPVQAQVPGAVRINKRLADMGLCSRREADEWVEKGWVRVNGEVAVMGQNVVASDRITVEREARERQDQQVTILIHKPMGYVSGQAEDGHEPAVTLVTPQNHWNQDSSRTRFNFAQLKGLAPCGRLDIDSVGLLVLTQDGRVARQIIGEDSEVDKEYLVRVTYGDRDIDVQSVFPAEQLERLRHGLSLDGEALKPAQVDWQNPEQLRFVLTEGKKRQIRRMCELVGLRVVGLKRIRIGRVTLGNLPAGQWRYLGAHESF encoded by the coding sequence ATGTCATCCCCTACTTCTTCCAAACCGCCCCGGCCCGGCACCGACGAGGCGGCAGCGCCCTCGGCGCGCCCTGTGCTGCGCCGTCCCGCCAAGCCCCAGGCCGAGCCTGCCGGCGATTCCCGCCGCCCCTCCTCCGGTGGCGCGGGCAAGTCCGCAGGCGCACGCGGTGCGCGCGGCGACCGCAATGAACGTGGCGACCGCAACGAACGCGGCGGGCGCAATGAGCGCTACGAGCGCTCCGACCGGCGCGATGCCGCCCCCCGCGCCAGCGCACGGGACCAGCGTCCCCGCACGGGCGGCTTCGGCCGTGCAGAGGACCTGGAACGCTCCCAGCCTCGTGGTGACTGGCGCGAATCCGGCGGCGGCGAAGGCCGTGGCCCGCGCGAGCAGCGCGACACCCGTGAGGCACGCCCCCCGCGTCCACCGCGCCAGGACGAGCGCCGCGATCGGCCCCATGGCCAGCGCGACGAGCGGCCACGCGAAGGATTCCGTGATGGTCCGCGCGAAGGCGGCTTCCGGGACCGTCCCCGTGACGATGTCCGCGGGCCCCGCCGCGACGATGCCCGTGGCCCGCGCCGTGATGTGCCGGCCGAACCTGCCTACCGCCCGCTCAGCGGCATCCGCACCTATCGTCCTGCCGATGGCGGCAGCCGAGAGATCCCCGTCAAGCGTGCCCCCGCGCCCGTGCAGGCGCAGGTGCCCGGTGCCGTGCGCATCAACAAGCGCCTGGCCGACATGGGTCTGTGCTCGCGCCGCGAGGCCGACGAATGGGTGGAAAAGGGCTGGGTGCGTGTCAATGGCGAAGTTGCCGTCATGGGCCAGAACGTCGTGGCTTCCGACCGCATCACGGTGGAGCGCGAGGCACGCGAGCGGCAGGACCAGCAGGTCACGATCCTGATCCACAAGCCCATGGGCTACGTCAGCGGCCAGGCCGAGGATGGCCATGAGCCTGCCGTGACCCTGGTCACGCCACAGAACCACTGGAACCAGGACAGCAGCCGCACGCGCTTCAACTTCGCGCAGCTCAAGGGCCTGGCGCCCTGCGGCCGGCTGGACATCGACTCCGTGGGCCTGCTGGTCCTGACCCAGGACGGCCGCGTGGCGCGCCAGATCATCGGCGAGGACTCCGAGGTGGACAAGGAGTACCTGGTGCGCGTGACCTATGGCGACCGCGACATCGACGTGCAGTCCGTGTTCCCGGCCGAGCAGCTGGAGCGCCTGCGCCACGGCCTGTCGCTGGATGGCGAGGCACTCAAGCCCGCCCAGGTGGACTGGCAGAACCCCGAGCAACTGCGCTTCGTGCTCACCGAAGGCAAGAAGCGCCAGATCCGCCGCATGTGCGAGCTGGTGGGCCTGCGCGTCGTGGGCCTCAAGCGCATCCGCATCGGCCGCGTGACGCTGGGCAACCTGCCTGCAGGACAGTGGCGCTACCTCGGTGCACATGAGAGCTTCTGA
- a CDS encoding IclR family transcriptional regulator → MTQAPIAHQPRDSQDVCRIREQDPYFAGTLAKGLMILQCFVSDPRPHANSELARRLGLPRPTVSRLCRSLQTMGYLDHDERLDRYFVGPAAVALGYPYVINTPQLAQLRLPMQALADRVKGAVSVGVAMDLDVVYLETCAWEGGTLKRPGVGAVRGVLETAMGRAGLAQLGVGEQQHFLQRVQHQRPDEYARCLDNARESIARYQDRGFAVNMGDSGLGVCAVGAASRIRYGTRRLLFNCAVPGLRMPGRALVRDVGPQLAQLVALCDRLPADR, encoded by the coding sequence GTGACCCAAGCACCGATCGCCCATCAGCCCAGGGACTCGCAGGATGTCTGCCGCATCCGTGAGCAGGACCCGTATTTCGCGGGCACGCTGGCCAAGGGGCTGATGATCCTGCAGTGCTTCGTCAGCGACCCGCGTCCGCATGCCAACAGCGAGCTGGCCCGGCGCCTGGGCCTGCCACGGCCCACGGTATCGCGCCTGTGCCGCAGCCTGCAGACCATGGGCTACCTGGACCATGACGAGCGGCTGGACCGCTACTTCGTCGGCCCGGCCGCCGTGGCCCTGGGCTACCCGTATGTGATCAACACCCCGCAACTGGCCCAGCTGCGCCTGCCCATGCAGGCCCTTGCCGATCGTGTGAAGGGGGCCGTGTCGGTGGGCGTTGCCATGGATCTGGACGTGGTCTACCTGGAGACCTGCGCCTGGGAGGGCGGCACGCTCAAGCGCCCGGGCGTGGGGGCGGTGCGCGGCGTGCTGGAGACCGCCATGGGCCGGGCGGGCCTGGCACAGCTCGGGGTCGGCGAGCAGCAGCACTTCCTGCAGCGCGTGCAGCACCAGCGGCCCGATGAATATGCGCGCTGCCTGGACAACGCCAGGGAGAGCATTGCCCGATATCAGGACAGGGGCTTCGCGGTGAACATGGGGGATTCCGGCCTGGGTGTCTGTGCCGTGGGCGCGGCCTCGCGCATCCGCTATGGCACGCGCCGGCTGCTGTTCAACTGCGCCGTGCCCGGCCTGCGCATGCCGGGCCGCGCACTGGTCCGGGACGTGGGCCCCCAGCTCGCGCAGCTGGTGGCCCTGTGCGACCGGCTGCCCGCGGACCGCTGA
- a CDS encoding acyl-CoA dehydrogenase family protein, whose translation MIQDDARLQALIADIRHFVRHRWHPLEEQVERDDDIPPAVVQELRDKGYFGWSIPRAYGGLGLSTEELVLCAFELSQASVALRARVGTNTGIGSEALVADGTETQKQRWLPRMARGELTGCLALTEPDAGSEASNIQTTARREGDHYVLDGTKRFITNAPLADVFTVIARTQQGSTGSEGLTAFFVERSPGLSTGQPYRKMGQAGSPVSDVHFDGCRVPADQIIGGREGQGFKTVMKVLNKQRLHLAALCTGPAMRMLELALAHVSERRQFGQPVANFQLVQALLADCRTEIFAAQSMILEAARARDRGEDVALSASMCKYFASEMCGRVADRAVQMFGGAGYVADFSPIERHYRDVRVFRLYEGTSQIHQLNIARHMLRERG comes from the coding sequence ATGATCCAAGACGACGCCCGCCTGCAGGCCCTGATTGCAGACATCCGCCATTTCGTCCGCCACCGCTGGCATCCGCTGGAAGAGCAGGTCGAGCGCGACGACGACATTCCGCCCGCCGTGGTCCAGGAGCTGCGTGACAAGGGCTACTTCGGCTGGAGCATTCCCCGGGCCTACGGCGGCCTGGGCCTGAGTACCGAGGAACTGGTGCTGTGCGCCTTCGAGCTGTCCCAGGCCTCGGTGGCGCTGCGCGCCCGCGTGGGCACCAACACCGGCATAGGCTCGGAGGCCCTGGTCGCCGATGGCACCGAGACGCAAAAGCAGCGCTGGCTGCCGCGCATGGCGCGCGGCGAGCTCACGGGCTGCCTGGCGCTGACCGAGCCCGACGCGGGCTCCGAAGCCAGCAACATCCAGACCACGGCACGCCGCGAGGGCGACCACTACGTGCTGGACGGCACGAAGCGCTTCATCACCAACGCACCGCTGGCCGATGTCTTCACCGTCATCGCCCGCACGCAGCAGGGCAGCACGGGCAGCGAAGGACTCACGGCCTTCTTCGTGGAGCGTTCGCCGGGTCTGTCCACCGGCCAGCCCTACCGCAAGATGGGCCAGGCCGGCTCGCCCGTCTCCGACGTGCATTTCGACGGCTGCCGCGTGCCGGCCGACCAGATCATCGGCGGGCGCGAGGGCCAGGGCTTCAAGACCGTGATGAAGGTGCTCAACAAGCAGCGCCTGCACCTGGCCGCGCTGTGCACGGGCCCGGCCATGCGCATGCTGGAGCTGGCGCTGGCGCATGTGAGCGAGCGCCGCCAGTTCGGCCAGCCGGTGGCGAACTTCCAGCTGGTGCAGGCCCTGCTGGCGGACTGCCGCACCGAGATCTTCGCCGCCCAGTCCATGATCCTGGAGGCCGCGCGCGCCCGCGACCGCGGCGAGGACGTGGCACTGTCCGCCTCCATGTGCAAGTACTTCGCCTCCGAGATGTGCGGCCGCGTGGCCGACCGCGCCGTGCAGATGTTCGGCGGCGCCGGCTATGTGGCCGACTTCAGCCCCATCGAGCGCCACTACCGCGATGTGCGCGTGTTCCGCCTCTACGAGGGCACCAGCCAGATCCACCAGCTCAACATCGCCAGGCACATGCTGCGCGAGCGCGGCTGA
- a CDS encoding Bug family tripartite tricarboxylate transporter substrate binding protein has protein sequence MKTAPRTSLAGMGLLMLCACAHAAFPERPVRVIVPFPAGGSTDLVARALSVELGQALGQPVVVENRPGAGSLVGSELVARAAPDGYTLLMAGLSNVFLPHVHAHLKWNPLTDYEYIGLVADLPNVIAVNAKAPYRTLAELVAADKAQPGTLSFGSAGTATPSHLVCEMVNHRLGTKMQHLPYKGNAPAVNDLMAGHIPVMCNNLGGTLPYMQGGQIRILAQTGKSRSAAAPDIPTFAELGVTGLDTGLWVGLAAPKGTPQQIVATLNQALAKAMALPETRAKLVRLGATPLPTQTADFHRRVAEDRRAWEPVMKNVDLKGQ, from the coding sequence ATGAAAACCGCCCCCAGAACCTCCCTGGCAGGCATGGGCCTGCTCATGCTGTGCGCCTGCGCGCATGCCGCCTTTCCCGAGCGGCCCGTGCGCGTGATCGTGCCCTTCCCGGCCGGGGGCAGCACCGACCTCGTGGCCCGCGCCCTGTCGGTCGAACTGGGCCAGGCCCTGGGCCAGCCCGTGGTGGTGGAGAACAGGCCCGGCGCCGGCAGCCTGGTCGGCTCCGAGCTGGTCGCGCGCGCCGCCCCTGACGGCTACACCCTGCTGATGGCGGGCCTGAGCAATGTCTTCCTACCCCATGTGCACGCCCACCTCAAGTGGAACCCGCTGACCGACTACGAGTACATCGGCCTGGTGGCGGACCTGCCCAACGTCATCGCCGTCAACGCCAAGGCCCCCTACCGCACGCTGGCCGAACTGGTGGCCGCCGACAAGGCCCAGCCCGGCACGCTGTCCTTCGGCTCGGCGGGCACGGCCACGCCCTCGCACCTGGTCTGCGAGATGGTCAACCACCGGCTCGGCACGAAGATGCAGCACCTGCCCTACAAGGGCAACGCCCCGGCCGTCAACGACCTCATGGCCGGCCACATCCCCGTGATGTGCAACAACCTGGGCGGCACCCTGCCCTACATGCAGGGCGGGCAGATCCGGATCCTGGCGCAGACCGGCAAGAGCCGCTCTGCGGCCGCGCCCGACATTCCCACCTTTGCCGAACTGGGCGTGACCGGCCTCGATACCGGCCTGTGGGTGGGCCTGGCCGCGCCCAAAGGCACGCCGCAGCAGATCGTGGCCACGCTCAACCAGGCGCTGGCCAAGGCCATGGCCCTGCCCGAGACACGCGCCAAGCTGGTGCGCCTGGGTGCCACGCCGCTGCCCACGCAGACGGCGGATTTCCACCGGCGCGTGGCCGAAGACCGCCGCGCCTGGGAGCCCGTGATGAAGAACGTGGACCTGAAAGGCCAGTGA
- a CDS encoding CaiB/BaiF CoA transferase family protein, giving the protein MERHGYPLEGVRILDMATVLAAPFSATLCGDLGAEVVKLELPGGGDTLRSLAPVHEGHAIFWKTANRGKQGVSLDVRKPEGRALFLRLIADFDVLVENFRTGTLDRWGLDLATLHAHNPRLIVLRVTGFGQTGPYARRPGFARIFEAMSGFTHLTGEADGPPQHMNYPLGDVVAGLFGAFAIAAALAERNALPAARRRGLEIDLSATEALLRLLDPLAAEYELGGRARSRMGSRAGYTAPSNVYQTRDGAWLTVVATGDAIFARLCEAMEQPALAADARFADNAARIRNLADIDAIVARWCRERDFAQAAQALAAREIPFSRIHSAQDTLADPHFAARGSFITLADDALGALTAPAPVPRFTGRTAPSPRTGPATGQDNAAIYAALGLDARQQEKLRLEGVI; this is encoded by the coding sequence ATGGAACGCCATGGCTACCCCCTCGAAGGCGTGCGCATCCTCGACATGGCCACGGTGCTGGCCGCCCCTTTCTCGGCCACGCTGTGCGGCGACCTGGGCGCCGAGGTGGTCAAGCTGGAGCTGCCCGGCGGCGGCGACACCTTGCGCAGCCTGGCGCCCGTGCATGAAGGCCACGCCATCTTCTGGAAGACGGCCAACCGGGGCAAGCAGGGCGTCTCGCTGGACGTGCGCAAGCCCGAGGGCCGCGCGCTGTTCCTGCGGCTGATCGCGGATTTCGACGTGCTCGTGGAGAACTTCCGCACCGGCACCCTGGACCGCTGGGGCCTGGACCTGGCCACGCTGCATGCGCACAACCCGCGCCTGATCGTGCTGCGCGTGACGGGCTTCGGCCAGACCGGCCCCTATGCACGCCGCCCCGGCTTTGCGCGCATCTTCGAGGCCATGAGCGGCTTCACCCACCTCACGGGCGAGGCCGATGGCCCGCCCCAGCACATGAACTACCCGCTGGGCGACGTGGTGGCGGGACTGTTCGGCGCCTTCGCCATCGCGGCAGCCCTGGCCGAGCGCAACGCCCTGCCTGCGGCCCGGCGGCGCGGCCTGGAGATCGACCTGTCCGCCACCGAGGCCCTGCTGCGCCTGCTGGACCCGCTGGCGGCCGAATACGAACTCGGTGGCAGGGCGCGCTCGCGCATGGGCTCGCGCGCCGGCTACACCGCGCCGTCCAACGTCTACCAGACCCGTGACGGCGCCTGGCTGACCGTGGTGGCCACGGGCGATGCCATCTTTGCGCGGCTGTGCGAGGCCATGGAACAACCCGCGCTGGCGGCGGATGCGCGCTTCGCGGACAACGCCGCACGCATCCGCAACCTGGCAGACATCGACGCCATCGTTGCACGCTGGTGCCGTGAACGCGACTTCGCCCAGGCCGCCCAGGCGCTGGCCGCGCGGGAGATTCCGTTCAGCAGGATCCACTCGGCCCAGGACACGCTGGCGGACCCGCATTTCGCGGCGCGCGGCAGCTTCATCACGCTGGCGGACGACGCACTGGGCGCCCTCACCGCACCGGCACCCGTGCCGCGCTTCACCGGCCGCACGGCGCCCTCGCCCCGCACCGGCCCGGCCACGGGCCAGGACAACGCCGCCATCTATGCCGCCCTGGGGCTGGATGCGCGGCAGCAGGAGAAGTTGCGTCTGGAGGGCGTGATCTGA
- a CDS encoding Crp/Fnr family transcriptional regulator: protein MSQELSLHQRRRAPRSEELAGIPWLAVLQPAERERAQKALVVGDAQPGDYVCRTGRAPTYWFGVVEGLLKMNTDGVDGASMTLAGLPPGGWFGEGTAVKREPYRYNVQAIRRSVVGGLPIDTFHWLLDHSIGFNRFVMSQLNERLGQFIAAREIDRLTNPDLRVARSLAALFHPLLYPGVGDVLRITQQELAYLVGLSRQRVNEALSVLQREHAIVVEYGGLRVLDLEALRSGLFTAQRKVAA from the coding sequence ATGAGCCAAGAACTGTCACTGCACCAGCGCCGGCGCGCGCCACGGTCCGAGGAACTCGCAGGCATTCCCTGGCTGGCCGTGCTCCAGCCCGCCGAGCGGGAACGCGCCCAGAAGGCGCTGGTCGTCGGCGATGCCCAGCCGGGCGACTATGTCTGCCGCACGGGCCGGGCCCCTACCTACTGGTTCGGCGTGGTCGAAGGCCTGCTCAAGATGAACACCGACGGCGTGGACGGCGCCAGCATGACGCTGGCCGGCCTGCCACCGGGTGGCTGGTTCGGCGAGGGCACGGCCGTCAAGCGCGAGCCCTACCGCTACAACGTGCAGGCCATACGCAGGAGCGTGGTCGGCGGCCTTCCCATCGACACCTTCCACTGGCTGCTGGACCACTCCATCGGCTTCAACCGCTTCGTCATGAGCCAGCTCAACGAGCGCCTGGGCCAGTTCATCGCGGCCCGCGAGATCGACCGCCTCACCAATCCTGACCTGCGCGTGGCGCGCAGCCTTGCGGCGCTGTTCCATCCGCTGCTGTACCCGGGCGTGGGCGATGTGCTGCGCATCACCCAGCAGGAGCTGGCCTACCTCGTGGGCCTGTCGCGCCAGCGTGTCAACGAGGCCTTGTCGGTGCTGCAGCGCGAGCATGCCATCGTCGTCGAGTACGGCGGATTGCGCGTGCTCGATCTGGAGGCGCTGCGCAGCGGGCTGTTCACTGCCCAGCGCAAGGTGGCGGCCTGA